One segment of Solanum lycopersicum chromosome 1, SLM_r2.1 DNA contains the following:
- the LOC101268503 gene encoding LOW QUALITY PROTEIN: E3 ubiquitin-protein ligase SIRP1 (The sequence of the model RefSeq protein was modified relative to this genomic sequence to represent the inferred CDS: deleted 1 base in 1 codon), translated as MVLTDSMDGRGLSRYWCHHCSRRVNPMMEVELKCPICQLGFIEEMGSDDNQTLLDSDSDPDHALSLWAPILLGMMSNSRRRSRLGHLEFEEDEDDHTREADTQLDPDLASIMNRRRRNSATILQLLQGIRAGMLAESENPNPENENRDTGRSRDRERVILINPFNQTIIVQGSDNNSRNQPIGSLGDYFIGPGLDVLLQHLAENDPNRYGTPPAQKEVVEALPVVTIDETLQCSVCLEDFEIGTEAKEMPCRHKFHGGCILPWLELHSTCPVCRHQLLSDESKVESDDGSANTNAQSSNGNGTRYEDEDTRNENGRRFPVSLPWPLSGLFSTPNSGSNGNSSSMTSSASNANSNAHMHED; from the exons ATGGTGTTGACAGATTCAATGGACGGAAGAGGATTGTCAAGATATTGGTGTCATCATTGTTCAAGGAGGGTGAACCCCATGATGGAGGTTGAGTTAAAATGTCCCATTTGTCAACTAGGATTTATTGAAGAAATGGGTTCAGACGATAATCAGACCCTTTTAGATTCTGATTCTGATCCTGATCATGCTCTCTCACTTTGGGCACCTATCTTGTTAGGCATGATGAGCAACTCTCGTCGTCGTTCTAGACTTGGGCATCTCGaatttgaagaagatgaggATGATCATACACGTGAAGCCGATACACAACTTGATCCAGACTTGGCATCTATAATGAATAGGCGTAGGAGGAACTCTGCCACAATTCTCCAGCTCTTACAAGGTATTCGTGCTGGAATGTTGGCTGAGTCGGAGAACCCTAATCCTGAGAATGAAAACAGGGACACAGGTAGA AGTAGGGATCGTGAGCGTGTTATACTTATAAATCCGTTCAATCAAACCATCATTGTGCAGGGTTCGGATAATAATTCCAGGAACCAACCTATTGGCTCATTGGGTGATTATTTCATTGGTCCTGGTTTAGACGTGTTGCTGCAACATTTGGCAGAGAATGATCCAAATAGGTATGGTACTCCACCAGCTCAAAAAGAAGTTGTAGAGGCATTGCCTGTGGTGACAATTGATGAGACTTTGCAGTGTTCTGTCTGTTTGGAAGACTTTGAGATTGGGACTGAAGCCAAAGAGATGCCTTGTAGGCACAAGTTTCATGGTGGCTGCATCTTACCATGGCTGGAGCTTCATAGCACATGTCCAGTCTGTAGGCACCAGTTGCTCTCTGATGAATCGAAAGTTGAGTCTGATGATGGAAGTGCTAACACAAATGCTCAGAGTAGTAATGGTAATGGTACAAGGTATGAAGATGAGGATACTAGGAATGAAAACGGTCGCCGGTTTCCAGTGTCACTTCCGTGGCCTTTGAGTGGCTTGTTTTCAACACCAAACTCAGGTAGTAATGGAAATTCATCATCAATGACGTCTTCTGCATCAAATGCAAACTCCAATGCTCATATGCATGAGGattaa